Below is a genomic region from Silurus meridionalis isolate SWU-2019-XX chromosome 10, ASM1480568v1, whole genome shotgun sequence.
CCTTAGTGAGTTTCAACCTGTTAACTTACTAATTACCTATAGAATCAAAGTAACATTTTTCCACACACTTGGTcatatttttccacatttccCTGCTTCTTACCTTCATTCCAACAGCAGCAGCTGGTCCGCTTGGATCAACAGCCTGAATGTGGCATGGACTGCTGCCTCTCACAACAAAGCCCCAGCCCACAGCATCCCCGACAATCTACACACGATCATCCATATTcttctgtatattattatagaaCACGTttcaatacagaaaaaaaaaaagtgcctggcccgaaaaaaaaaaaaaagtgaaaccaGGCCTGCAGATCACATCATGTTTAAAGTGTATGATACTCACAGTGAATATCCTCTTTAGGTATTTCCCTCCAGGTGTCTGCAGCTCTTCAGGACTCACCTGCCTCTttaacactttaacacacacatacgctaCTTATAACTAAACAGAAGTAATATTTTGTTCTGTTATTGCAtattattacatacatttgGCATATTGCACTATTCAGAGCAAATTtaaaggagagtgatggggtgctacgccagatgacctggcctccacagtcaccggacctgaacccaatcgagatggtttaggggtgagctggaccgcagagtgaaggcaaaagggccaacaagtgccaagcatctctcggggaactccttcaagactgttggaagaccatttcaggtgactacctcttgaagctcatcaagagaatgccaagagtgtgcaaagcagtaatcaaagtaaaaggtggctactttgaagaacctagaatatgacatttttcagttgtttcacacttttttgttatgtatataattccatatataattccacatgtgttaattcatagttttgatgccttcagtgtgaatctacaattttcatagtcatgaaaataaagaaaactctttgaatgagaaggtgtgtccaaacttttggtctgtactgtatatcaacAACATCCTTCCTTGATGAAGGGCTAAACGGCGTCCACTAGCCGTGGCATCAAAGCGTTCAACTATCATATCCAACATCTACGTGAAGTGACCCGAAGTACTGCAGTGACTGAGAGTCTCTCCTGGCTCATAGTGTttctcatatattttatatacaaaattgcACGATCAAGAGCAGAACTATATTCAAGCCATTCATACCTCACATGCCTTTCTACCATCCAAtgatggaaaataattaatggTTGAAATGGTCcgactttaaaacatttttgcagaCATTTCCATTTCCGGGAATTCTCCTCTTCCGAACGAGTGACACTTGACTGCTCAAGTACCAGTTCTCCATCAGCAATATCTGTTTAGTTATCCAGTGTATTGGGATGAAATGCCATTTAGACCGATCATCTAGTTTTTCTCTTGTTTTCATAAAATACCAACAACGATAAACTAATGCACAAAATAGATGCAACCTATTCCTTCATTCTTATTTTGTTCTTAACTTGAAATCTGAAATTCCACAATAGGGGCATAGGGGGCAATAGGGGGCAAAGACTGTCACCCAATAACCTAAGTGTTACCCCTTCCCCCATATTACATCACCCATATATATTTTGCTTAGATCTCAATATAGAATAGACAGAGAGGTGGAATATATAACTACTATATTTTTCACATACTAGCCTCCTGTACTTATAGGAAGccctgaatataaataaatgtataccctgcatttaaaaaaaaatatatatataatatttgttgtAGTTTGCCTGCAGCCTCACTTAAGCATTTAATTGTACAAATGCTCactgacatctgtacatatgacaaataaaacgtGAAACCTTGAAAGCATTTAACCAAACATTCTTTAGCGCATCCTACAACACTGCAGCATCTTTTCACAATCATAGGAAAGAAACTTTTTAATCATGTTTTCCATCAATCCATTCACCATCTTTGAGTGGCTACACAGTGTCTAAGGATCTAAcctcatgtttatttgtatattgctTTTAGCCATGGACATCATCCCAAAGCGTATCATCCTGTAGTCAGAGACAGATCGTgtgacaaaacacacattttgacttgttggaaaaatattaaaatctgtatttgtttgtatattattataggTTTAAAACTTTCtcaattttaaaatgaaatgaaaaaattacactatatataatgtttatacatgtggaatatttatacatatttaaatacaatttatttggtttttttt
It encodes:
- the LOC124392013 gene encoding DEP domain-containing mTOR-interacting protein-like isoform X2; amino-acid sequence: MVAGAMVLKRQVSPEELQTPGGKYLKRIFTIVGDAVGWGFVVRGSSPCHIQAVDPSGPAAAVGMKVCQFVLCVNGVNALEMDYRTVSHLILTGPRTVVMEVMEPLDC